In one Magallana gigas chromosome 7, xbMagGiga1.1, whole genome shotgun sequence genomic region, the following are encoded:
- the LOC105347353 gene encoding protein PERCC1, protein MHFSALPRVNGDEAAMTAIQTARMSHIQGHDLHQSVIKRPFEPLTKAAVERFDECIYNKMDDDDFSDHDSHYSEDLVDDNFDFPLTKGPDVTQQLLNFADMVNADIQKFFGKKKDEDSCDIYEDKWVTTKSGRELYYADLLRIAQGENVDTKNTKELLTLNNASQDKTDNKHKFTGKLDLKMGLGPLEDLFRVGLKDFIADKKKSKKPKRIQADVKKYCDLTPMNQRKLPQSFWQEPGGLNRTHARVNGNGVPIINSSQPPDFSDLLHSWTRCGEEEEYSGGDVSSSEISVASSESTTMEQL, encoded by the coding sequence ATGCATTTTTCTGCACTTCCACGTGTGAATGGAGACGAGGCTGCAATGACTGCTATACAGACTGCCAGAATGTCACATATTCAAGGTCACGACCTTCACCAGTCGGTCATCAAACGACCTTTTGAACCGCTCACCAAGGCCGCGGTGGAAAGGTTCGATGAGTGTATTTACAACAAAATGGACGACGACGATTTCAGTGACCATGACTCTCATTATTCAGAAGATCTCGTCGACGACAATTTTGATTTCCCTTTGACGAAGGGACCGGATGTGACGCAACAATTGTTAAATTTCGCGGACATGGTAAATGCTGATATTCAAAAGTTTTTCGGAAAAAAGAAAGACGAGGACTCGTGTGATATATATGAAGATAAGTGGGTCACAACCAAATCGGGAAGGGAACTTTATTACGCAGACCTCCTACGTATTGCTCAGGGTGAAAACGTGGATACCAAAAACACGAAAGAATTATTAACTCTTAACAATGCATCGCAAGACAAAACAGACAATAAGCACAAGTTCACAGGGAAATTGGACTTAAAAATGGGGCTGGGGCCCCTTGAAGACTTGTTTAGAGTTGGATTAAAAGATTTTATAGCAGAtaagaaaaaatcaaagaaaccGAAGCGCATTCAAGCAGATGTCAAGAAATATTGTGATTTGACGCCCATGAACCAACGTAAGCTGCCTCAATCCTTCTGGCAGGAGCCCGGGGGATTGAATCGAACGCACGCCAGAGTCAACGGGAATGGCGTGCCAATCATTAACTCCTCTCAGCCTCCGGACTTCAGTGACCTGCTGCATAGCTGGACGCGGTGTGGGGAGGAGGAGGAATATAGCGGAGGAGACGTGTCCTCAAGTGAAATCAGCGTGGCTTCCTCGGAGTCAACCACCATGGAACAGCTGTAG
- the LOC105347354 gene encoding peptidase inhibitor 15-A: protein MSTMFGLLIAAFLVVTTVNGESVAIGQYKQQLLDVHNAYRGMQGAADMHALVWDDQLSSEAANWIKSCKFEHQMKGRGENLAFDTNPKKDEELINSSMKAWYDEIKDYNYARKQCGRSCHYTQIVWAKTRKVGCAIEKCDYLHGFGRPIKDAWYLACFYDPKGNYISEYPYTKGPACSKCLQKQSCENTLCTGEGVEVCENLDDDCEYWSSTGECQSNPNFMLKKCRKACGVCQG from the exons ATGTCGACAATGTTTGGGCTACTGATAGCTGCGTTTCTGGTAGTGACCACAGTCAACGGCGAATCCGTTGCCATTGGTCAGTACAAGCAGCAACTCCTCGATGTACACAACGCCTACCGAGGAATGCAAGGGGCAGCCGACATGCATGCTCTa GTGTGGGATGACCAGCTCAGCAGCGAAGCTGCAAACTGGATAAAAAGTTGTAAATTCGAACACCAGATGAAGGGAAGAGGGGAAAATTTGGCCTTTGATACGAATCCCAAGAAAGACGAAGAATTAATAAATAGTTCCATGAAGGCTTGGTATGACGAAATCAAGGATTATAACTACGCCAGGAAACAATGCGGAAGGAGCTGCCATTACACACag ATTGTCTGGGCTAAAACGAGAAAGGTTGGATGTGCCATTGAGAAATGTGACTACCTACACGGCTTTGGGCGCCCAATAAAGGATGCGTGGTATCTGGCCTGCTTCTATGATCCAAA GGGCAACTATATATCTGAATATCCTTACACCAAAGGCCCAGCTTGTTCCAAGTGTCTGCAGAAACAGTCCTGTGAAAATACTCTATGTACAG GCGAGGGGGTCGAGGTGTGTGAGAACCTAGATGATGATTGTGAATATTGGTCCTCGACTGGAGAATGCCAAAGTAATCCGAACTTCATGTTAAAGAAATGCAGAAAGGCGTGTGGTGTTTGTCAGGG atGA
- the LOC105347355 gene encoding uncharacterized LOC105347355 precursor (The RefSeq protein has 1 substitution compared to this genomic sequence), translated as MKVSPCTQVIVMVLTLGLLCEVHAQNYHFSNGWQPGKRSYRGCTVRPEIRSILIKIIEDEVERIQKCSHSNIEDVFSLIQEKTGVDAREV; from the exons ATGAAGGTTTCGCCATGCACACAAGTGATAGTGATGGTTTTAACACTTGGATTGCTGTGTGAAGTCCATGCCCAAAACTACCACTTCAGCAATGGATGGCAGCCTGGCAAGAGAAGCTACCGAGGGTGTACTGTACGGCCAGAAATACGCtccattttattcaaaatcataGAG GATGAAGttgaaagaatacaaaaatgttCACATTCTAACATTGAAGATGTTTTCTCATTAATACAG gaaaaaaCTGGTGTGGATGCCCGTGAAGTGTAA